One window from the genome of Acinetobacter sp. LoGeW2-3 encodes:
- a CDS encoding aromatic/alkene/methane monooxygenase hydroxylase/oxygenase subunit alpha, which produces MNSKINAIGKKLNAKDRYRALTRDLDWEFSYADRKEAFPYEEFEGIKITDWSKWEDPFRLTMDAYWKYQAEKEKKLYAIFDAFAQNNGQLNVTNERYLNAIKLFLTAVTPLEYQAFQGYAHVGRQFSGVGARIASQMQSIDELRHVQTQIHAMSHYNKFFDGFQDWSHMHDRVWYLSVPKSFFEDARSAGPFEFLLSISFAFEYVLTNLLFVPFMSGAAHNGDMATVTFGFSAQSDEARHMTLGLEIVKFLLEQHEDNVPIVQEWIDKWFWRGTRLLSIVGMMMDYMLPNKVMSWKEAWETYFEEAGGALFKDLSRYGIRMPKYSEVIEKEKEHVSHQAWWIFYNFGHAAGFHTWIPTDEEMDWLSEKYPDTFDKYYRPRWELARKMEAEGKRFYSAGLPQLCQICQIPMTFTEMDGDPTAFSYRSSVYKGERYHTCSDGCHDIFEREPEKYIQAWLPVNQILQGNCGGPDLEVMLREYYRFNVGADNLDIEGSPDQERWKKWKGVA; this is translated from the coding sequence ATGAACTCTAAAATCAATGCGATTGGCAAAAAGCTGAATGCCAAAGACCGTTACCGTGCACTGACCCGTGATCTGGACTGGGAGTTTTCTTACGCAGACCGTAAAGAAGCTTTTCCTTATGAAGAATTTGAGGGTATTAAAATTACAGACTGGTCCAAGTGGGAAGATCCATTCCGCTTAACCATGGATGCTTACTGGAAATATCAGGCGGAAAAAGAGAAAAAGCTATATGCCATTTTTGATGCTTTTGCACAGAACAATGGCCAGCTGAATGTGACCAATGAGCGCTATTTAAATGCCATTAAACTATTTTTAACTGCTGTAACACCTTTGGAATATCAGGCTTTCCAAGGCTATGCACATGTCGGACGCCAGTTCAGTGGGGTAGGTGCACGTATTGCATCACAGATGCAGTCGATTGATGAATTGCGTCATGTGCAGACCCAGATCCATGCCATGAGCCATTACAATAAATTCTTTGATGGTTTTCAGGACTGGTCACATATGCATGACCGTGTTTGGTACCTGTCTGTACCTAAATCCTTCTTCGAAGATGCACGTTCTGCAGGTCCGTTTGAATTTTTACTTTCAATCAGCTTTGCCTTTGAATATGTGTTGACGAATCTTTTGTTTGTGCCATTCATGTCCGGTGCTGCTCATAATGGCGATATGGCAACGGTGACTTTTGGCTTCAGCGCACAGTCTGATGAAGCTCGCCATATGACATTAGGTCTGGAAATTGTGAAATTCCTGCTGGAACAGCATGAAGATAATGTGCCGATTGTGCAGGAATGGATTGATAAATGGTTCTGGCGGGGTACACGCCTGCTGTCGATTGTCGGCATGATGATGGACTACATGTTGCCAAACAAAGTTATGTCGTGGAAAGAGGCCTGGGAAACCTATTTTGAAGAAGCCGGGGGCGCACTGTTCAAAGATTTGAGCCGTTACGGCATTCGCATGCCGAAATATTCGGAAGTGATTGAAAAAGAGAAAGAGCACGTTTCACATCAGGCCTGGTGGATTTTCTATAACTTTGGACATGCGGCAGGTTTCCATACCTGGATTCCAACCGATGAAGAAATGGATTGGTTATCTGAAAAATATCCGGACACATTCGATAAGTATTACCGTCCACGCTGGGAATTAGCGCGCAAGATGGAAGCCGAAGGTAAACGTTTTTACAGCGCCGGGCTGCCGCAATTGTGCCAGATCTGTCAGATTCCAATGACATTTACCGAAATGGATGGTGACCCAACTGCGTTCAGTTATCGCAGTAGTGTGTATAAAGGTGAGCGCTACCACACCTGTTCCGATGGCTGTCATGACATCTTCGAACGTGAACCAGAGAAATATATTCAGGCTTGGCTGCCAGTTAACCAAATTTTGCAAGGCAACTGTGGCGGACCTGATCTTGAAGTCATGCTACGGGAGTACTACCGCTTTAATGTCGGCGCTGACAATCTGGACATTGAAGGCTCGCCAGATCAGGAACGCTGGAAAAAATGGAAAGGCGTGGCTTAA
- a CDS encoding phenol hydroxylase subunit P4 — protein sequence MPVKAINDQYQFEPRDLQFHYGDNMLIYVGWDQHTLFCAAHALVVSPKQSFQDLIDQQLQGGFHQHPDFVNIDWSKVQYLLDGQAFTPVLDQTLESQNIGHKSLLRFATPGLDGYQHSHV from the coding sequence ATGCCTGTTAAAGCGATTAACGACCAATACCAATTTGAACCACGCGATCTGCAATTCCACTATGGCGACAATATGCTGATTTATGTGGGCTGGGATCAGCATACCTTGTTCTGTGCAGCGCATGCCCTAGTGGTATCGCCGAAGCAGAGCTTTCAAGATCTGATCGACCAACAACTTCAAGGTGGATTCCATCAGCATCCAGACTTCGTAAATATTGACTGGTCCAAGGTGCAGTATTTACTGGATGGTCAGGCCTTTACGCCTGTTTTGGATCAAACGTTAGAAAGCCAAAATATAGGTCATAAGTCTCTGTTGCGCTTTGCTACGCCAGGTCTAGACGGCTACCAACATAGTCATGTCTAA
- a CDS encoding NADH:ubiquinone reductase (Na(+)-transporting) subunit F — protein sequence MSYQVTIEPVGMTIEVEEDQTILDAALRQGVWLPFACGHGTCGTCKVQVTDGFYDVGEASPFALMDIEREENKVLACCCKPESDMVIEADVDENEDFLGYLVQDYDAEVLEIKDLSPTIKGIRLSIDRPMQFQAGQYINVQFPGIEGTRAFSIANPPSEEGIVELHIRQVPGGAATTYVHESLQQGDKLAVSGPYGQFFVRKSDTQDAIFIAGGSGLSSPQSMIQDLLEQGDTRTIYLFQGARDVAELYNRELFETWVKQYPNFRYIPALNAPKAEDDWQGFTGFVHEAVADYFENKCAGHKAYLCGPPLMIDAAISTLMQSRLFERDIHTERFLSAADGAADQSRSALFKHI from the coding sequence ATGAGTTATCAAGTAACAATTGAACCGGTGGGAATGACCATTGAAGTAGAAGAAGATCAAACTATTCTAGATGCGGCATTGCGTCAAGGCGTATGGCTGCCTTTTGCTTGTGGTCATGGCACTTGTGGTACTTGTAAAGTCCAAGTGACAGATGGTTTTTATGATGTGGGTGAGGCTTCACCTTTTGCTCTAATGGATATTGAGCGTGAGGAAAATAAAGTCTTAGCCTGCTGCTGCAAGCCTGAGTCTGATATGGTCATTGAAGCCGATGTGGATGAAAACGAAGACTTCCTTGGCTATCTGGTTCAAGACTACGATGCTGAAGTCTTAGAAATAAAAGATCTTTCTCCAACCATTAAAGGTATACGCCTGTCCATTGACCGCCCAATGCAGTTTCAGGCCGGGCAGTACATCAATGTCCAATTTCCGGGCATTGAAGGTACCCGAGCTTTTTCCATTGCCAATCCACCGAGTGAAGAAGGCATTGTTGAGCTGCATATACGCCAGGTTCCGGGCGGTGCAGCAACCACTTATGTACATGAGTCATTACAGCAGGGGGATAAGCTCGCAGTCTCTGGACCTTATGGACAATTCTTTGTGCGTAAATCAGATACACAGGATGCTATTTTTATTGCAGGCGGATCAGGTCTATCCAGTCCTCAATCCATGATTCAGGATTTATTGGAGCAGGGAGATACTCGCACCATCTACTTATTTCAAGGCGCACGTGATGTAGCCGAGCTGTATAACCGTGAGCTGTTTGAAACTTGGGTGAAGCAATATCCAAACTTCCGCTATATTCCAGCTTTAAATGCTCCGAAGGCAGAAGATGACTGGCAGGGCTTTACTGGTTTCGTGCATGAGGCAGTGGCTGATTATTTTGAAAATAAATGTGCAGGACATAAGGCTTATTTATGCGGCCCACCCCTGATGATTGATGCTGCGATTTCAACCTTAATGCAAAGTCGATTATTTGAGCGCGATATCCATACAGAACGTTTTTTAAGTGCAGCTGATGGTGCAGCTGATCAATCCAGATCAGCATTGTTTAAGCATATTTAA
- the catA gene encoding catechol 1,2-dioxygenase → MNHQDIENLVKRINVDTANGPVDQRVQQVVVRLVSDLFKAIEDLDLQPSEVWKGLEYLTDAGQANELGLLAAGIGLEHFLDLRADEADAKAGVTGGTPRTIEGPLYVAGAPESVGFARMDDGTESDHVDTLIIEGVVTDTEGQILPNAKVEIWHANSLGNYSFFDKSQSDFNLRRTIYTDENGRYTALTTMPVGYGCPPDGTTQALLNKLGRHGNRPSHVHYFISAPSFRKLTTQFNIEGDQYLWDDFAFATRDGLVATAVEVKEPAEIQRRGLDKPFKHIQFDIKLVKEAAQIPSAEVERRRASA, encoded by the coding sequence ATGAACCATCAAGACATCGAAAATTTAGTTAAAAGAATTAATGTAGATACTGCCAATGGTCCTGTAGATCAGCGTGTTCAGCAGGTGGTAGTACGTTTAGTTTCAGATTTATTTAAGGCTATTGAAGACTTAGACTTGCAGCCTTCTGAAGTATGGAAAGGTCTGGAATATCTGACTGATGCCGGACAGGCCAATGAGTTAGGTCTATTGGCTGCCGGTATCGGGCTGGAGCATTTCCTGGATTTGCGTGCAGATGAAGCGGATGCAAAAGCAGGTGTCACTGGCGGCACACCGCGGACAATTGAAGGTCCACTTTATGTTGCCGGAGCACCTGAAAGTGTGGGTTTTGCACGCATGGATGATGGCACTGAGTCAGATCATGTTGATACATTAATTATCGAAGGTGTCGTAACAGATACTGAAGGCCAAATTCTGCCGAATGCAAAAGTTGAAATCTGGCATGCTAACAGCTTGGGGAATTACTCCTTTTTTGATAAATCCCAGTCAGATTTTAATTTGCGACGTACCATTTATACTGATGAAAATGGCCGTTATACCGCATTAACTACAATGCCAGTAGGTTATGGCTGTCCGCCAGATGGTACTACACAAGCTTTATTGAATAAGTTGGGACGTCATGGAAACCGACCGTCACATGTGCATTATTTTATTTCTGCACCTAGTTTCCGTAAATTAACTACCCAATTCAATATTGAAGGCGATCAGTACCTGTGGGATGATTTTGCCTTTGCGACACGTGATGGATTAGTTGCTACAGCAGTAGAGGTGAAAGAGCCTGCTGAAATTCAGCGCCGTGGCTTAGACAAACCATTTAAACATATTCAGTTTGATATCAAGTTAGTTAAAGAGGCTGCGCAAATACCATCTGCGGAAGTAGAACGCCGCCGTGCCAGTGCTTGA
- a CDS encoding OmpW/AlkL family protein produces the protein MLCLSLCLTVSAAAHAAPLLENDKYLRFGITKIEADDHPGQLFNSVETSISESYRPTLAMGIFLNEHISVDLLAGVPPQHNFYGDGVKLGSTKYLPPTLSLQYHFNKNGSFNPYLGVGYNYVYFYDTETVDGSDVDLSNSHGVALNAGFEYFVNKKFSLGFDYRYVKVDSDVKIDGAYAGNLKIDPSLYSLTLGYHF, from the coding sequence ATGCTGTGTCTTAGTCTTTGCTTAACGGTCAGTGCGGCAGCACATGCCGCCCCTCTGCTTGAAAATGATAAATATCTGCGCTTCGGCATCACTAAAATTGAAGCTGATGATCATCCTGGTCAGTTATTCAATAGTGTAGAAACGTCCATCAGTGAAAGTTACCGACCGACTTTAGCTATGGGTATATTTTTGAATGAACATATTAGTGTAGATTTATTGGCTGGTGTCCCGCCGCAGCATAATTTTTATGGTGACGGTGTAAAGTTGGGTAGTACCAAATATTTACCACCGACGTTAAGTCTACAATACCATTTCAATAAGAATGGATCATTCAATCCTTATCTTGGCGTTGGCTATAACTACGTATATTTTTATGATACTGAAACAGTAGATGGTTCGGATGTCGATCTATCCAATTCCCATGGTGTAGCATTAAATGCCGGTTTTGAGTATTTCGTGAATAAAAAGTTCAGTCTTGGTTTTGACTACCGTTATGTAAAAGTCGACAGCGATGTCAAAATTGACGGCGCATATGCAGGCAATTTAAAAATTGATCCTAGCCTATACAGCCTAACGCTGGGTTACCATTTTTAA
- the pcaD gene encoding 3-oxoadipate enol-lactonase, with protein MPTFTSNDAQINYQTFGDASKPALIFSNSLGTKYSMWQPQIEHFQQDYYVICYDTRGHGASSAPQGPYSLEQLGQDVVNLLDHLNIAKATFCGISMGGLTGQWLAIHKPERFSHVIVCNTAAKIGQEQAWQDRAALVREQGLAPIAATAASRWFTNPFIQSNPAVVAELSNDLGAGSPEGYASCCEALAKADVRDQLNSITVPVLIIAGQQDSVTTVADGQFMQQRIANSQLYGIDASHISNVEQPEAFNQAVKEFISV; from the coding sequence ATGCCAACATTTACATCGAATGATGCCCAGATTAATTACCAGACCTTTGGTGACGCTAGTAAGCCTGCTCTGATTTTCTCCAACTCACTGGGTACCAAATACAGCATGTGGCAGCCACAGATTGAACATTTCCAGCAGGATTATTATGTAATCTGCTATGACACCCGTGGTCATGGTGCATCATCTGCGCCGCAAGGCCCATATAGCCTGGAGCAGCTGGGTCAGGATGTCGTGAATCTACTGGATCATTTGAACATTGCAAAAGCTACATTCTGTGGTATTTCTATGGGTGGCTTAACCGGTCAATGGTTAGCGATTCATAAGCCAGAACGTTTTAGCCACGTGATTGTCTGCAATACTGCAGCCAAAATTGGCCAGGAACAGGCATGGCAAGATCGTGCTGCGCTTGTCCGTGAGCAAGGCCTTGCACCAATTGCCGCAACTGCGGCATCACGCTGGTTTACCAATCCCTTTATCCAGAGCAACCCGGCAGTCGTAGCAGAGCTTTCAAACGACCTCGGAGCTGGCAGCCCAGAAGGCTATGCAAGCTGCTGTGAAGCTCTGGCTAAAGCGGATGTCCGTGATCAATTAAACAGTATCACCGTGCCTGTGCTGATTATTGCGGGTCAGCAGGATTCGGTGACCACCGTTGCAGATGGCCAGTTTATGCAGCAACGTATTGCGAACAGCCAGCTATATGGAATAGATGCTTCGCATATTTCCAATGTTGAACAGCCAGAAGCCTTTAATCAGGCAGTAAAAGAATTTATTTCAGTCTGA
- the pcaF gene encoding 3-oxoadipyl-CoA thiolase, which translates to MKNAYIIDAIRTPFGRYAGGLAPVRADDLGAIPIKALMERNPSINWEKVDDIIYGCANQAGEDNRNVGRMSALLAGVPYQVPATTINRLCGSSLDALAIAARAIKAGEANLIVAGGVESMSRAPFVMGKAETAYGRTQKIEDTTMGWRFINPKLKELYGVETMPETAENVAAQFNINREDQDKFALTSQQRTAAAQAKGFFQNEIIPVVIPQRKGEPVVVDTDEHPRASTTLEGLTKLKPVVKADGTVTAGNASGINDGAAALLIASDEAVAEYGLKARAKVIGSTVVGVEPRIMGFGPAPAIKKLLAQTGLTLDQMDVIELNEAFAAQALAVTRDLGLPDDAAHVNPNGGAIAIGHPLGASGGRLVTTALNQLEQTGGKYALCSMCIGVGQGIALIIEHV; encoded by the coding sequence ATGAAAAACGCATATATCATCGATGCCATTCGTACCCCATTTGGCCGCTATGCGGGCGGTCTGGCACCTGTCCGTGCCGATGACCTGGGTGCGATTCCAATTAAAGCCTTGATGGAACGCAACCCAAGTATCAACTGGGAAAAAGTTGATGACATTATCTACGGCTGTGCCAACCAGGCCGGTGAAGATAACCGCAACGTGGGCCGTATGTCAGCATTGCTTGCTGGTGTACCTTATCAAGTGCCAGCAACCACGATTAACCGTCTCTGCGGATCCTCCCTGGATGCATTAGCCATTGCTGCTCGTGCGATTAAAGCTGGTGAGGCGAATCTGATTGTGGCTGGCGGTGTGGAATCCATGTCACGTGCCCCTTTTGTCATGGGTAAAGCCGAAACGGCTTATGGTCGTACACAAAAGATTGAAGACACCACCATGGGTTGGCGCTTTATCAATCCAAAACTGAAAGAACTGTATGGCGTGGAAACCATGCCAGAAACTGCGGAAAATGTGGCAGCACAGTTCAATATCAACCGTGAAGATCAGGACAAGTTTGCCCTGACCAGCCAGCAACGTACTGCAGCGGCACAAGCCAAAGGTTTCTTTCAAAATGAAATCATTCCGGTAGTTATTCCACAGCGTAAAGGCGAACCTGTGGTTGTTGATACCGATGAACATCCTCGTGCTTCTACAACACTAGAAGGTTTAACCAAGTTAAAACCAGTCGTCAAAGCAGATGGTACGGTGACGGCAGGCAATGCATCCGGCATCAATGATGGTGCTGCTGCACTCCTGATTGCATCCGATGAAGCAGTTGCAGAATATGGCCTGAAAGCGCGTGCCAAAGTGATTGGCTCTACAGTTGTCGGTGTTGAGCCACGCATTATGGGCTTTGGTCCGGCACCGGCGATCAAAAAGTTGCTGGCTCAGACTGGGCTAACGCTGGATCAGATGGATGTGATTGAGCTGAATGAAGCCTTTGCGGCACAGGCACTGGCCGTGACCCGTGACCTTGGACTTCCTGATGATGCCGCACATGTCAACCCGAATGGTGGTGCCATTGCGATAGGCCACCCACTCGGTGCTTCCGGGGGGCGTCTGGTGACCACTGCCTTGAACCAGCTGGAACAGACCGGTGGTAAATATGCTCTCTGCTCTATGTGTATCGGTGTGGGTCAAGGGATCGCGCTGATTATTGAACATGTGTAA
- a CDS encoding 3-oxoacid CoA-transferase subunit B, with translation MSYNKLTRDQIAERVAQDIPDGAYVNLGIGLPTKIASYLPADKDVFLHSENGLLAFGPPPAKGEEDPELINAGKEYVTMLTGGAFFHHGDSFAMMRGGHLDIAVLGAFQVAANGDLANWHTGAPDAIPAVGGAMDLAVGAKKVFITTDHVTKKGEPKIVAELTYPATGLKCVDRIYTDLCVIDVTAEGMKVIEKVEGLSFEELQSMTGAPLIDATQG, from the coding sequence ATGAGCTATAACAAACTGACCCGTGACCAGATTGCTGAACGTGTTGCCCAGGACATTCCGGATGGTGCCTATGTCAACCTCGGCATCGGCCTGCCGACCAAGATTGCCAGTTATCTGCCAGCAGACAAGGATGTTTTCCTGCATTCTGAAAATGGCTTGCTGGCTTTCGGTCCCCCTCCAGCCAAAGGTGAAGAAGACCCTGAACTGATCAATGCCGGGAAAGAATACGTGACCATGTTGACCGGTGGTGCTTTCTTCCACCATGGAGACTCTTTCGCGATGATGCGTGGTGGTCACCTGGACATTGCGGTACTCGGAGCTTTCCAGGTCGCGGCCAATGGTGATCTGGCCAACTGGCATACCGGTGCACCGGATGCAATTCCTGCCGTCGGCGGAGCCATGGATCTGGCCGTCGGTGCCAAGAAAGTCTTTATCACAACAGATCATGTCACCAAAAAAGGCGAACCTAAGATTGTGGCTGAACTGACTTATCCGGCCACTGGCCTGAAATGTGTGGACCGCATCTATACCGACCTATGTGTGATTGATGTCACTGCTGAAGGCATGAAAGTCATTGAAAAAGTTGAAGGCCTGTCATTTGAAGAATTGCAGTCTATGACCGGTGCACCACTAATTGATGCGACACAGGGTTAA
- a CDS encoding 3-oxoacid CoA-transferase subunit A, producing MIDKSASLRAALSQIKDGSTIMIGGFGTAGQPAELIDGLIELGIKDLVIVNNNAGNGDYGLAKLLKAGAVRKIICSFPRQSDSWVFDELYRAGKIELELVPQGNLACRIQAAGMGLGPIYTPTGFGTLLAEGKQTMNYEGKDYVLENPIKADFALIKASKGDRWGNLVYRKSARNFGPIMAMAADVTIAQVSEVVELGALDPEHIITPGIFVQHVVQVQPAQ from the coding sequence ATGATTGATAAATCAGCATCATTACGAGCAGCTCTTTCCCAAATTAAAGATGGTTCAACCATCATGATTGGCGGTTTTGGTACAGCAGGTCAGCCGGCTGAACTGATTGATGGCTTAATTGAGCTGGGTATTAAAGATCTCGTCATTGTCAATAATAACGCCGGTAACGGGGACTATGGTCTGGCAAAGCTTCTTAAAGCTGGCGCAGTACGTAAGATTATCTGTTCTTTCCCACGTCAGTCTGATTCCTGGGTATTTGACGAACTGTATCGTGCGGGCAAGATCGAGTTGGAACTGGTTCCGCAAGGTAATCTGGCTTGTCGTATTCAGGCAGCGGGTATGGGCCTAGGCCCAATCTACACACCAACTGGTTTTGGTACTTTGCTGGCTGAAGGCAAACAGACTATGAACTACGAAGGTAAAGATTACGTTTTAGAAAATCCAATCAAGGCAGATTTTGCACTGATCAAGGCTTCTAAAGGTGACCGTTGGGGCAATCTGGTGTATCGAAAATCTGCCCGTAACTTCGGTCCAATTATGGCGATGGCGGCAGATGTGACCATTGCTCAAGTATCCGAAGTGGTTGAACTCGGTGCACTCGATCCTGAACACATCATTACCCCGGGTATTTTTGTTCAACACGTTGTACAAGTACAGCCTGCACAGTAA
- the catA gene encoding catechol 1,2-dioxygenase, translated as MNHQEIDALVKKMNVDTATGPVDARVQQVVVRLVSDLFKAIEDLDLSQSEVWKGLEYFTDAGQANELGLLAAGLGLEHFLDLRADEADAKAGITGGTPRTIEGPLYVAGAPESVGFARMDDGSESDTVDTLLIEGTVTDAEGNIIEGAKVEVWHANSLGNYSFFDKSQSDFNLRRTIFTDQDGKYVAQTTMPVGYGCPPEGTTQFVLNKLGRHGNRPSHVHYFVSAPGYRKLTTQFNIEGDEYLWDDFAFATRDGLVATAVDVTDEAEIARRGVDKPFKHIQFNVELVKETETAPTTEIERRRVSA; from the coding sequence ATGAACCATCAAGAAATCGATGCTTTAGTTAAAAAAATGAACGTAGACACTGCAACTGGACCTGTAGATGCGCGTGTACAGCAAGTTGTTGTTCGTTTGGTTTCAGATCTATTTAAAGCAATTGAAGATCTAGACTTATCCCAATCAGAAGTTTGGAAAGGTCTTGAATATTTTACAGATGCAGGCCAAGCCAATGAACTTGGACTTCTTGCTGCTGGTTTAGGCTTAGAACATTTCTTAGACCTTCGTGCGGATGAAGCGGATGCTAAAGCAGGTATTACTGGCGGTACACCACGTACCATCGAAGGCCCTCTTTACGTTGCTGGGGCACCTGAGTCTGTAGGCTTCGCACGTATGGATGATGGATCAGAATCAGATACAGTCGATACCTTACTTATTGAAGGTACCGTAACGGATGCTGAAGGCAATATTATTGAAGGTGCTAAAGTTGAAGTATGGCATGCCAACAGCTTAGGGAATTATTCCTTCTTTGATAAGTCTCAATCAGACTTTAACCTCCGTCGCACAATTTTTACTGATCAAGATGGTAAATATGTCGCTCAAACGACTATGCCAGTCGGTTATGGTTGCCCTCCAGAAGGGACCACCCAGTTTGTGTTAAATAAACTTGGCCGACACGGTAACCGTCCTTCTCATGTTCATTATTTCGTATCTGCACCAGGTTACCGAAAATTGACAACTCAATTTAATATTGAAGGTGATGAATATCTTTGGGACGATTTTGCATTCGCTACACGTGATGGTCTGGTGGCAACTGCTGTTGACGTGACCGATGAAGCTGAAATTGCTCGTCGCGGTGTAGACAAACCATTCAAACACATTCAGTTCAATGTTGAACTTGTAAAAGAAACAGAGACTGCACCTACGACTGAAATTGAGCGTCGCCGCGTAAGCGCTTAA
- the catC gene encoding muconolactone Delta-isomerase, with protein sequence MLFHVRMDVNIPRDLPEAQVNEIKAVEKAYSQELQRQGKWRHIWRVTGQYSNISIFDVESNEELHNLLQGLPLYPFMKIEVMALNRHPSSIRDDDT encoded by the coding sequence ATGCTGTTTCATGTACGAATGGATGTAAATATTCCTCGTGACTTGCCTGAAGCGCAAGTCAACGAAATTAAAGCTGTTGAAAAAGCATATTCACAAGAGTTGCAACGCCAAGGCAAATGGCGTCATATCTGGCGAGTTACAGGGCAGTACTCGAATATCAGTATTTTTGATGTCGAAAGTAATGAAGAGCTACATAACCTTTTACAAGGTTTGCCACTTTATCCGTTTATGAAGATTGAAGTCATGGCATTAAATCGTCATCCATCTTCAATTCGAGATGATGATACTTAA
- a CDS encoding muconate/chloromuconate family cycloisomerase — protein MFRSIETLLIDIPTIRPHKMAVATMQTQTLVLIKIETQDGLIGWGEATTIGGLGYGEESPESIKTNIDTYFSPLLKSLNKQNIAQTMQVLKKNINGNRFAKCAIQTALLDIQAQRLGLPLSELLGGRLRDSVPVLWVLASGDTEKDIAEAQKMLAAKRHNFFKLKIGSRAVEADVEHVLAIKKALGDKVSIRVDVNRAWSELDAIKGITLLQDGGVDLIEQPCAIDNIDAMERLTRRFDIAIMADESLMGPSSAYKLARTNAASVFAVKVAQSGGLLEGRDVATVANLAGIDLYGGTMLEGSVGTIASAHLFSTFENLAFGTELFGPLLLTEEILKTPLQYHDFALHLPQGTGLGIEMDEDKIDNLRRI, from the coding sequence ATGTTCAGATCAATAGAAACGTTGCTTATCGATATCCCAACCATCCGCCCTCATAAAATGGCAGTAGCGACAATGCAGACCCAGACATTGGTGCTGATCAAAATTGAAACTCAGGACGGGTTGATTGGCTGGGGTGAAGCAACCACAATCGGTGGCCTGGGCTATGGTGAAGAAAGCCCAGAAAGTATCAAAACCAATATTGATACTTATTTTAGCCCACTACTGAAGTCGCTGAATAAACAGAATATTGCACAAACCATGCAAGTTCTAAAAAAGAACATCAATGGTAACCGTTTTGCAAAATGTGCTATTCAAACAGCCCTGCTAGATATTCAGGCACAGCGTCTAGGTTTGCCTTTATCTGAACTGCTCGGTGGCCGTTTGCGTGATAGTGTTCCAGTGCTTTGGGTACTGGCCTCTGGGGATACAGAAAAAGATATCGCAGAAGCACAGAAAATGCTGGCAGCGAAACGCCATAACTTCTTCAAGCTAAAAATTGGTTCCCGTGCGGTTGAAGCCGATGTTGAACATGTACTGGCGATTAAAAAAGCCCTTGGCGATAAAGTATCTATCCGTGTTGATGTGAACCGTGCCTGGTCAGAACTGGATGCTATTAAAGGCATTACCCTGCTACAAGACGGTGGTGTCGATCTGATTGAACAGCCATGTGCGATTGACAATATTGATGCCATGGAGCGTCTGACTCGTCGCTTTGATATTGCCATCATGGCCGATGAATCACTAATGGGGCCAAGTAGTGCTTATAAGCTGGCGCGTACCAATGCAGCATCGGTATTTGCAGTGAAAGTGGCGCAATCTGGTGGTTTGCTTGAAGGCCGTGATGTAGCCACTGTGGCTAACCTTGCAGGAATCGACCTGTATGGTGGCACCATGCTAGAAGGTTCTGTAGGAACGATTGCTTCTGCTCACCTGTTCTCGACCTTTGAAAATCTGGCATTTGGTACCGAACTTTTTGGCCCATTACTGCTCACTGAAGAAATTCTGAAAACACCATTGCAATACCATGACTTTGCATTACACCTGCCTCAAGGCACAGGGCTCGGCATTGAAATGGATGAAGACAAAATCGATAACCTTCGCCGCATATAA